One genomic segment of Chitinophaga sancti includes these proteins:
- a CDS encoding ABC transporter ATP-binding protein: protein MQLEIKDLHKTYANGKQALKGISLTIGRGMFGLLGQNGAGKSTLMRTIATLQEPDKGSIMLDGIDVLRDPAAMRKVLGYLPQDFGVYQHISAIEMLDHIAEMKGILHAGDRADIVNELLLRVNLHHVRRKKLGTYSGGMKQRFGIAQALLGSPKVIIVDEPTAGLDPLERNRFYNLLSEIGENTIVILSTHIVEDVSTLCNDMAIIGDGQVLRYGKPEEIEQALSGKLWEKVVSKDTLQEYRYEGMEIISSRFHAGRLIITVLADAPPHEGFVAKTPSLEDAYFEQLKC, encoded by the coding sequence ATGCAACTCGAAATAAAAGATCTTCATAAGACGTATGCCAATGGCAAACAGGCTTTGAAAGGCATCTCCCTGACCATTGGCAGGGGAATGTTTGGTCTGCTGGGGCAAAATGGTGCAGGCAAGTCTACACTCATGCGCACCATTGCCACTTTGCAGGAACCGGATAAAGGCAGCATTATGCTGGATGGAATCGATGTGTTGCGAGACCCTGCTGCCATGCGAAAAGTACTGGGTTATCTGCCACAGGATTTTGGTGTGTACCAGCATATATCTGCTATAGAAATGCTGGATCATATTGCAGAGATGAAAGGCATTTTGCATGCGGGTGACAGGGCAGATATCGTGAATGAATTACTCCTGCGTGTGAACCTGCATCATGTACGTAGAAAAAAGCTAGGTACTTATTCCGGAGGGATGAAGCAACGTTTCGGTATCGCGCAGGCATTGCTTGGCAGTCCGAAAGTGATCATCGTAGATGAACCTACTGCAGGCCTTGATCCATTGGAGCGGAACCGTTTTTATAATTTACTGAGTGAGATAGGGGAGAATACCATCGTTATTCTCTCCACGCATATTGTAGAAGATGTGTCAACGCTGTGCAATGACATGGCCATTATTGGAGATGGACAGGTGTTGAGGTATGGCAAGCCGGAAGAGATAGAACAGGCGTTGTCTGGTAAGTTGTGGGAGAAGGTGGTGAGCAAAGATACCTTGCAGGAATATCGTTATGAAGGGATGGAGATCATTTCCAGTCGTTTTCATGCAGGCCGTCTGATCATTACCGTATTGGCGGATGCACCGCCACATGAAGGTTTTGTCGCAAAGACACCATCGCTGGAAGATGCTTACTTCGAACAGTTAAAATGTTAA
- a CDS encoding SGNH/GDSL hydrolase family protein, with protein MRNKLLIIPFLLLSIAALAQTSLKVDPDSVKFVNTELVLRNNTRDINGFLYNTGNGKTVFRKLGKGIQFRVGATGFPVAGDSIYQNTALSNYFLKVLRNGLLQYRDTAQGVKVDETTGKITFYPVLQTNDVIYIEALTGIDFSLNGSAANGSVSNTDSLKLNAGIFDNGNKTFTLRWLTNAKSLYIGPRIVGIGSSTLAGYGLTAPDRLGDKILAWLTNNTYGAVWENLSVAGYSSTDVLPVANGGVLGHNIESALTSNPDFIFVSLPTNDPSAGISVNQSIANLKKVDSLAIAKGVPVFFETTQPRTTYNEAQQLMLKQLADSIRAIWPKRYVEGFKDVVDPATTAAILPQYNNGDGVHLTSAGNQFIANSLFDRWLDYFQPVKTVKRYLVDSSLDKSTWSQFTIETEPNIVKNNYARFNDNKQYFRVRAELKDGTYTSYSNVATLDQINNPTLPGVNDYTYRLLIDLGGDGLTTLNGSNQVDGKPTPSPDNAGKYWNNWYGVGGVAGFADKSAFNALRTTTNEATDMSVQVIGLPQGTFGTSDTKSINYSGFNVAVGDYPSQAVYDNMFIHSSVNPDGIIMRIKGLAKNNTYYIKLWGARLDDASTPRTLQAKLGSETWTTAQSVDTKYATTATGEYSRAVTFNYISGLDSLDINLRTGGTSTFAHVSIVDIGVVGPLPLIPQIKLRDTSTTASTLTLTANPINGASIASFNWSQISGPNTSTIAATTSATASISGLTNGTFIYRVTGTDTSGKVLSTDATVKVYPDNGGKKTLRVHFSKTAVASIPGWFNVYGQVAGTHIIATDTVTNWTIDNVSDATTYWAPYAGNSSSNTDGSTTGNNSGVVPDIVLQGLWYNYSLKYAAGMDNLLIKGLNPSKTYTIKLYASRNTTASAPRYGAWRVNGGAEILQNALGNTTGETTVSSVSPDASGVIKLSVHAPTSTTYGSFSYINGLIVQEN; from the coding sequence ATGCGAAATAAATTGCTGATAATCCCGTTCCTGCTGCTTTCTATTGCAGCTCTTGCCCAGACTTCACTAAAAGTAGATCCAGACTCTGTCAAGTTTGTTAATACTGAACTTGTATTAAGAAACAATACAAGGGATATAAACGGTTTCCTGTATAATACGGGTAATGGAAAAACAGTATTCCGAAAATTAGGAAAAGGAATACAGTTCCGGGTGGGCGCTACAGGCTTCCCGGTAGCTGGTGACAGTATTTATCAGAATACCGCATTGTCCAACTATTTCCTGAAAGTTTTACGCAACGGGTTACTCCAATACAGGGATACTGCGCAAGGCGTAAAAGTAGATGAAACTACGGGTAAGATTACATTTTACCCCGTACTACAAACCAATGATGTTATCTATATAGAAGCGCTAACCGGAATCGATTTCTCGCTCAATGGCAGCGCTGCAAATGGTAGTGTAAGTAACACTGACTCCTTAAAATTAAATGCAGGAATTTTTGATAACGGGAATAAAACTTTCACACTTCGCTGGCTTACAAATGCCAAGTCATTATATATTGGGCCAAGAATAGTCGGCATAGGATCTTCCACTTTGGCTGGATATGGATTAACTGCACCAGACAGGCTAGGCGATAAAATATTAGCATGGCTGACAAACAATACATATGGCGCAGTATGGGAAAACCTCTCTGTAGCAGGCTATTCCAGTACTGATGTGCTGCCTGTTGCTAATGGCGGAGTACTGGGTCATAACATTGAATCCGCTTTAACCTCAAACCCGGATTTTATCTTTGTTTCATTGCCTACAAATGATCCCTCTGCAGGCATATCTGTTAATCAGAGTATTGCTAATCTAAAGAAAGTAGATTCGCTGGCCATTGCAAAGGGAGTTCCCGTATTCTTTGAAACTACCCAACCAAGAACTACCTACAACGAAGCCCAACAGCTCATGCTTAAACAGCTGGCCGACAGCATCAGGGCCATCTGGCCCAAACGGTATGTAGAAGGATTTAAAGATGTCGTAGACCCTGCTACCACCGCAGCTATTCTGCCACAATATAACAATGGTGATGGTGTACACCTCACAAGCGCCGGTAATCAGTTTATTGCCAATAGCCTGTTCGATAGATGGCTGGATTATTTTCAGCCGGTAAAAACTGTAAAAAGATACCTGGTCGACTCATCGTTGGATAAGTCTACCTGGTCCCAGTTTACTATAGAAACTGAACCCAATATTGTAAAAAACAACTACGCCCGTTTTAATGATAACAAACAATATTTCCGCGTCAGGGCTGAGTTAAAGGATGGCACCTATACCTCCTATTCCAATGTTGCCACTTTGGATCAGATTAACAATCCTACTCTACCCGGTGTGAACGATTACACCTACAGATTATTGATAGACCTGGGAGGTGATGGTCTGACTACCCTCAATGGCTCTAACCAGGTGGATGGTAAACCAACGCCATCACCTGATAATGCCGGTAAATACTGGAATAACTGGTATGGAGTAGGCGGTGTAGCCGGGTTTGCAGATAAATCCGCATTCAATGCATTGCGCACTACTACCAATGAGGCTACTGACATGAGCGTGCAGGTCATTGGATTACCACAGGGTACATTTGGTACCTCTGATACTAAATCCATCAACTATAGCGGTTTCAATGTCGCTGTTGGGGATTATCCATCTCAGGCTGTGTATGACAATATGTTTATTCATTCTTCTGTCAATCCGGATGGGATTATTATGAGAATAAAAGGCCTTGCAAAAAACAATACCTATTACATAAAATTATGGGGTGCCAGACTGGATGATGCGTCTACACCAAGAACATTGCAGGCAAAACTGGGATCCGAAACATGGACCACTGCTCAATCTGTTGATACCAAATATGCCACCACCGCTACTGGTGAATACAGTCGGGCAGTCACCTTTAATTACATCTCCGGCCTGGATTCATTAGATATCAATCTCCGCACAGGCGGCACCAGTACATTTGCACACGTTAGTATCGTTGATATTGGCGTAGTTGGCCCACTGCCACTGATTCCCCAGATAAAACTGAGAGATACCAGTACAACCGCCAGTACACTCACACTTACTGCGAATCCTATTAATGGAGCAAGTATCGCTTCGTTTAACTGGAGCCAGATTTCAGGACCTAATACTTCTACCATTGCAGCCACTACCAGTGCTACCGCCAGTATCTCTGGTCTGACCAATGGGACCTTTATATATAGGGTTACCGGTACTGATACTTCCGGAAAAGTACTGAGCACGGATGCTACTGTGAAAGTATATCCTGATAATGGTGGCAAAAAGACACTTAGAGTACACTTCAGTAAAACCGCTGTAGCCAGCATTCCCGGCTGGTTTAATGTGTATGGTCAGGTGGCTGGTACCCATATCATAGCTACCGATACTGTTACTAACTGGACGATTGATAACGTGAGTGATGCCACCACTTATTGGGCACCATACGCCGGCAATAGCTCATCGAATACAGATGGTTCTACCACAGGGAATAATAGCGGTGTAGTGCCGGATATCGTATTGCAGGGCCTATGGTATAACTACAGCCTGAAGTATGCAGCTGGCATGGACAACCTGCTCATTAAAGGCCTGAACCCCAGCAAAACCTATACGATCAAATTGTATGCTTCCCGCAATACCACTGCTTCTGCCCCAAGATATGGTGCATGGAGAGTAAACGGAGGTGCTGAAATTCTACAAAACGCGCTGGGAAATACAACAGGAGAAACAACCGTGTCAAGTGTTTCGCCTGATGCCAGTGGTGTGATCAAATTGTCTGTGCATGCACCTACCAGTACCACCTATGGTTCTTTTTCTTACATCAATGGTTTAATCGTTCAGGAGAATTAA
- a CDS encoding MFS transporter: MFSLYKKAYAGLSTSTWILAVVLLINRCGAMVIPFMTVYLTQQLHFSVQQAGLVMTCYGIGGIVGAFSGGRLSDRYGFYPVQFWSLLLQGLIFLVLGQMHTLLQFCICIFILSAVGDAFRPANTAATAHYSSPENRTRSYSLNRLASNLGWSVGPAVGGIVASYSYHLLFWVDGLTCVIAIIVMRLMIPPVHVAVKRHEGEHGDIVNNSKTDRVDNGKIEHVDNGETGRITQSRRARVTQPKRDSVYKDKIYLAFIALSIIFTTGFLQLSTMVALYFKEVLHLEEAQIGMVLGINGLLVAAIEMVLIYKIENMKHPLEFMTRGVALASLAYLSFNILPAAGFVSIVFIVLFTAGEMLSIPFMTAFFISRSGEHNRGQYAALYTVSFAVSTILSPTIGSATIAHFGFKVWWYVAAGFCLIAAVGFNFLYQKVTAKKGSYAV; the protein is encoded by the coding sequence TTGTTCTCGCTTTATAAAAAAGCCTACGCTGGCCTTTCGACCTCCACCTGGATACTTGCTGTTGTACTCCTGATCAATCGCTGTGGTGCGATGGTTATCCCATTTATGACAGTGTACCTCACACAGCAGCTACACTTTTCCGTACAACAGGCTGGTTTGGTCATGACCTGCTATGGGATAGGTGGCATTGTCGGTGCTTTTAGCGGCGGGCGGTTATCTGACCGTTATGGCTTTTATCCTGTGCAGTTCTGGAGTTTGCTATTGCAGGGGTTGATCTTTTTAGTATTGGGGCAGATGCATACACTCCTGCAATTCTGTATCTGTATATTTATCCTGAGTGCGGTGGGCGATGCATTTCGTCCGGCCAACACAGCTGCTACTGCACACTACAGCAGTCCGGAAAACAGGACAAGGTCTTACTCCCTGAACAGGCTGGCTTCTAACCTGGGTTGGTCCGTAGGGCCGGCAGTGGGAGGGATAGTGGCAAGTTATAGTTATCACCTGCTTTTTTGGGTAGATGGGTTGACTTGTGTGATCGCTATCATCGTGATGCGGTTGATGATTCCGCCGGTACATGTAGCGGTAAAAAGACACGAGGGTGAGCATGGTGACATCGTCAACAATAGCAAAACTGATAGAGTTGACAATGGCAAAATTGAACATGTAGACAATGGTGAAACTGGGCGCATCACCCAAAGTAGACGGGCCCGTGTAACCCAACCTAAACGCGATAGTGTTTACAAAGACAAAATTTACCTTGCTTTTATCGCCCTCAGTATAATATTTACCACCGGTTTTTTACAACTCTCCACCATGGTCGCTTTATATTTTAAAGAAGTGCTCCATTTGGAAGAAGCACAGATCGGGATGGTATTAGGCATCAACGGTCTGCTTGTCGCTGCTATTGAAATGGTGTTGATCTATAAAATTGAAAATATGAAGCACCCACTGGAATTCATGACCCGTGGGGTGGCACTTGCCAGCCTGGCATACCTGAGTTTTAATATCCTGCCTGCAGCAGGTTTTGTAAGCATTGTATTCATCGTTTTATTTACTGCAGGCGAGATGCTGAGTATTCCGTTTATGACAGCCTTCTTTATCAGCAGGAGTGGAGAGCATAACCGCGGACAGTATGCTGCATTGTATACAGTATCATTTGCGGTATCCACGATCCTGTCGCCGACTATCGGGTCTGCTACGATCGCCCATTTCGGGTTTAAGGTATGGTGGTATGTAGCAGCAGGTTTTTGTTTGATAGCAGCGGTAGGGTTTAATTTTTTATACCAGAAGGTGACTGCGAAAAAGGGCAGTTATGCGGTATAA